The Spirochaetae bacterium HGW-Spirochaetae-1 DNA segment ACGGTGATGGTATGGCTTTCCCCTATGTTCTGAAAAACATCGATTCTGACAGCTTTATGCTGGGAAAAATGAAAGTTCTCATGAACAAGGCAACGGCTAAAAAAGAGGGAGTTTCTGAAGGAAGCTCCATAAAAATCATCTCTGAACGCGGAAAAATAGGCAGTGTCAAGGTTCATATAACCGATACGATTGCTCCCGATGTTGTTGCCGTTCCCCTGGGATTCGGCCATATGGCATACACCAAGTATGCGCAAAAAAAGGGAGTCAATCCCAAGGAAATTATGGCTGCTGATATCGATCCTGTAACCGGCGCAGCTAACTGGTGGGGAACCAGGGTAAAAATCAGTTAAGGAAAGAATGAGGTATTGATAATGAAAACAAGCAACTCCAAGATGAAAAGAAGATGGGGGATGGCCATAGACCTTGATAAATGCAACGGTTGCGGGCAGTGCTCCATCTCCTGTGCACAGGAAAACAATATGCCTATTTTCGAAGATGATTCCGATGTTCCCAAAAGGGTGTCTTTCCTTGATCTGATGAAAGTAACCAATGACAGGGACGCGAGTTATCCCGACGTAAAAGTGGCATTTATTCCGAAAATGTGCCAGCAGTGTGAAGGCAACGACCCTCACAATCCCACACCTCCCTGCGTTTCGGTTTGCCCCGCAGTGGCAACGGACGTAGGAGACGACGGAGTGGTGAGCCAGATATGGTCACGCTGCATCGGCTGCCGGTACTGCCAGACAGCCTGTCCTTACGAGGCCAGGGCCTTCAACTGGTGGAAGCCAAAATACGAATCAACTTTTAAAAAATCCCTCAATACCGATGTATCCATCGCATCAAGGGGAACAATTGTTAAATGCACCTTCTGCAGTCACATCTGGAAACGTGAACGCGACAAGGCGGCGGCTAACGGCGAACTGGATATCAATGCCGTTACCTACTCGCCGGCATGTGTGACATCATGTCCCACGGGTGCCATGGTTTTCGGCGATCTCAATGATCCCGCATCGGAAATATCCATGCTTTCCAGGGATAAGAGGGCTTTCAGGCTCGTACACACCATAGATGAAAAGTCACCGGAAGAGCAGAAGAAGTTAATGAAAATCAAAAACTATCCGAATCCCAAAGTTTACTATCTCAGCAGTCAGAAGTGGATCCGCGATATGATGCGGTTTAACTCAGGTAAATAAGGAGAAAACCCGTGAATGTAATATCAAAATTTTTCAATGACATGAAAGAACTCTATAAGAGTTATCCCAAAAATATCAGGATCACACTGCTGGTACTCATTGCACTGGTTTGTGGATTCGGTATATTCGCAATCCAGATCCTCTTCTGGGGACTGGGGTATACGGACATGAATAATGTCTTCACCTGGGGAAACTGGATTATCGGCGACCTGGGCCTGGTGGCCCTGGGAGGCGGAGCCTTTTTTACCGGTTTCTTCCTCTATATTTTCAGAGTGGAAAAGCTGGAACCTATAATCAACTCAACGGTGCTTATTGGTTTCATGTGCTATCTTTTCACCTTTGTGTTTCTTCTTTTTGACCTGGGACAGCCCCTGCGATGCTGGTTCGGTTTTGCCTATCCCAACTGGGGTGAGCATCTCATGCCGACCTCCATGCTGAC contains these protein-coding regions:
- a CDS encoding molybdopterin oxidoreductase: MKTSNSKMKRRWGMAIDLDKCNGCGQCSISCAQENNMPIFEDDSDVPKRVSFLDLMKVTNDRDASYPDVKVAFIPKMCQQCEGNDPHNPTPPCVSVCPAVATDVGDDGVVSQIWSRCIGCRYCQTACPYEARAFNWWKPKYESTFKKSLNTDVSIASRGTIVKCTFCSHIWKRERDKAAANGELDINAVTYSPACVTSCPTGAMVFGDLNDPASEISMLSRDKRAFRLVHTIDEKSPEEQKKLMKIKNYPNPKVYYLSSQKWIRDMMRFNSGK